TTTGAAAACAACTCAAAGTTTTTGTGTTGTATTTTGTGCGACATTCGTATGTCACTTTGTTGTAACTGTTTGTTAATTAGTATTTTTTGAAAACGAAAAACACATAATTAATAATTGATGTACAACTATTAATTATGTGTTTTAAATATAATTATAAAAGGAATTAGTTACAAATTCCTTTCAAATCTGCTATTGTATTTGTTGGATTATCACTTTTAAAAACAAAACTTCCTGCAACTAAAACGTCTGCTCCAGCTTCTGTTAATTGTTTCGCATTTTTACTAGTAACTCCACCATCAATTTCAATTAAAGTGTTAGCATTAGTTTCAACAATTAATTGTTTTAACTGTTTTACTTTTTTATATGTATTTTCAATAAAAGATTGTCCGCCAAATCCTGGATTTACACTCATAATACAAACTAAATCTAAATCTGTAATGATGTCTTCTAAAACAGTAATTGGAGTATGAGGATTTAAAGCTACACCTGCTTTCATTCCACTAGCTTTTATTGCTTGAATTGTTCTATGTAGATGAGTACATGCTTCATAGTGTACAGTTAAAAGATCAGCACCTAAATCTGCAAAAGTTTTAATATATCTATCAGGATCAACAATCATTAAATGTACATCGATTGTTTTTTTAGCATGAGAAGCAATTGCTTTTAAAACTGGCATTCCAAAAGAAATATTTGGAACAAATACACCATCCATAATATCGATATGAAACCAGTCTGCTTTACTTTCGTTTACCATTTCTACATCACGTTGCAGATTTCCAAAATCTGCTGCCAGAATAGAAGGAGCTATTAATTTATTCATTTTGTTGTGTTGTGTTTGTAATTGGCTGCAAAAGTAGGTAATAAAAAAAGAAAACCCTCTTATTTGAAGAGAGTTTTCGATATATATGTAGTCAGTTTATTACTAATTACCCTAAGTACGTCATAAGAATTTTACTTCTAGAAGTATGCTTTAATCTTCTAATAGCTTTCTCTTTAATTTGACGAACACGTTCTCTTGTTAAATCGAAAGTTTCTCCAATTTCTTCAAGAGTCATCGGTTGGTGCTCACCCAAACCAAAATATAATCTAACAACATCAGCTTCACGCGGAGTTAATGTTTCTAGAGCTCTATTGATTTCTATACGTAAAGATTCATGTAATAATGTTTTA
This genomic stretch from Tenacibaculum jejuense harbors:
- the rpe gene encoding ribulose-phosphate 3-epimerase, whose amino-acid sequence is MNKLIAPSILAADFGNLQRDVEMVNESKADWFHIDIMDGVFVPNISFGMPVLKAIASHAKKTIDVHLMIVDPDRYIKTFADLGADLLTVHYEACTHLHRTIQAIKASGMKAGVALNPHTPITVLEDIITDLDLVCIMSVNPGFGGQSFIENTYKKVKQLKQLIVETNANTLIEIDGGVTSKNAKQLTEAGADVLVAGSFVFKSDNPTNTIADLKGICN